In Gopherus evgoodei ecotype Sinaloan lineage chromosome 7, rGopEvg1_v1.p, whole genome shotgun sequence, the sequence tccaatgtgcagatACCCCTTATCCCCTTCTAGCCACCTGCAAGAAGGTCATTCCAATATTAATCTCTAGCTACCTTACTGAGTCAATGACTGTACTCAAGTATTAATATGTGACtaactaaaacaaataaaataccaactgaaatttatgaaatatttttggatgttttcctaatttttcaatattgatttcagttacaacacaagtataaagtgtacagtgctcactttatattatttattacaaatatttgcactgtaaaaatgataaaataaatgtatgaggtgaattgaaaaatattaagtactgaagtgcaatctctttatgataaaagtgtaatttacaaatggaGATTTATTTTTTCTAGTGACATAatagcactcaaaaacaaaacactgtaaaactgtacagcctacaagtccactcagtcctacttctcgttcagccagtcgctaagacaaacaagtttgtttacattgacaggagataAGGCTGCCTGctccttgtttacaatgtcacctgaaagtgagaacaggcattcacatggcactgttgtactGTGCATTGCAAGGTATGCCAGATACACCCATTACCCACatactgcatatatttcatgttatagcagtctcggatgatgacccatcatgtttgttttaagaacactttcacagcagatttgacaaaatgcaaagaaggtaccatgtgagatttctaaaaatagctacagcactcgacccaaggtttaagactctgaagtgccttccaaaatctgagagggacaaggtgtggagcatgcttctagaagtcttaaaagagcaacactctgatgtggaaactacagaacacaaaccaccaaaaaagaaagtcaaccttctgttggtggcatctgactcagatgatgaaaatgaatatgcatcagtctgcactgctttggattgttatcaagcagaacccatcatcagtatAGAAGCATGTTCTGTGGAATGGTgattgaaacatgaagggacaaatgaatctttagcacacctGGCACATAACtatcttgcgacgctggctacaaTAGGGCCATGCGAGCACCTGTTgccactttcaggtaacattgtaaacaagaagcaggcatcattatctcctgcaaaatgTAACCAACCTtgtgtctgagtgactggctgaccaagaagtaggactgagtggacttgggggctctaaagttttacattgtgtatggggtgaattgaaaaacaatttttgttttgttttttacagtgtacatatttgtaataaaaaaatataaagagaacactgtacactttgtattgtgttgtaattgaaattaatatatttgaatatgtagtaaacatccaaaaatatttaaaattatattttattgttaacagtgcaattaattgcactattaatagtgattaattgcTTGACACCCTAAAAtttattaaagattttaaaatgtttttctacattttgtaACCAGCAGCATCATCACCTTTGCTTAGctgaaggactgagtggacttgtaggctctaaagttttacattgttttatttctgagggcagttatttttgtacataattctactttTGTAATTTcaatacactttgtattctgtgttgtaattgaaatcaatatatttgaaaatgtagaaaacagccaCACATATTTAAATACAAGATATTTAATAAGAGTGAttaattttaattgcttgacagcccaaGTAAGCAATATATACCAGAATCTATAGAGCAGACTTCtaaagagagacacagacagaactattttattaatttttagacTGAAAAAACAACACATCAGCTCTATGTACAAAAGAATAATGCAGATTACGGGGGAGAGGCTTCATTCCACAACAAGATCAAACTGCTCTGCTTCTTCAAACTGTGCATTCATTTGAGCAGCCCACTCATCCAATTCAGATTTCTAGAGCAGAGgaagtaaaaacaacaaaaaaactgtaATTATAACAAGCACAAGCTGATTGATACAGAGCAGCTAATAGAATGCAggggtccctgctccaaagatttCCCCATCCCTCAACTAGAGCACTTGAGTGATACTAGAATTCCCttgaggtctcccatccaagcagGCAGTACTCACATCTATCTGGGGGATCCTCCTTTTCTTCCGTTTCTCTTTGGGGAAGGAGATGCCAGGAATATTTGTGTCCCATTCCTTAGTGGAGCCCAAGGCATCGGGCTCCACTGGAGTCTCCTGGGCAGGGGAAACCTTACCCACTGGAGACACATCTGCTAGTGCATCAGGCACTAGGAGCTTCTCAAAGCCAAAGAGTGAGCACTTCTTCTGCAGGCCATGGGCGAATGTGGGTGTGGACATGTTCAAGCTGGGTGAGGCATCCAGGCGGCTGTAGGATCGGCGCACTTTCTTAGACATTAGCACATCCCTCTCATCCTGAGGAGGAGAGTCACATGCAGTGATGCTAACTGTAGACAGGGCAGCCTTCTCCACCAGGTCTGAGGCATTGGCAGGGAGAGATGATGCTAAGACTGGGTTAGCATCAGTGCTTCCACAGCCTTTGGCCTCGCTGCTTTCCACTGGGAAGTTTTCCTTTCCTGCATTCTGGGAGATCTGCAAGGAAAGGAGATGGAGTTTATCCCTTTTTCTCCCTCACTAATACAGCTAACCTATGGAACTCCCAGCCGCCCCCCGACCCTCACTGGTGGGGCCAATCATCACTCCAGTCTCAGGGCTGGCTAAAGGAAGTAGCTCAGCCCATATTTACTTTAAGTTAAAGCAGGTCTGTCAAAGTTCAAGGTCTGCCAAGTGTGAACTAGTGCcctaagtcaccaggaccattCTTCCCCCAATATCCAATATACTAGCAAAACCCAGAAGAGAACATAGAGACTTACCCTAGGGCTGCGCCGTGGAGTAAAAGCAGTACTAGTCACCTTGGAGGAACAAATGAATTCAATTAGTGTGTAGCCAAAAGGCTGTGGGAGGacaagggggggggaggggaggggcgcacAGCAAGACAAAACACTTGTACAACACTGCAGCTAGACATCCATATACAGAGCATGGACACTTATGATGTGTTTAGAAATACCAGACGCAATGCTACTTGTTAGGACACTCATAAAAATCAGATCATTTCCCAAACATCAGATGTCTCGGTTCAGAACTTGACACTCTTAACTCTCAGAAGTGGGTGTCTGGGATGAGATATGTGCTCAGCAACACATAGGGAATGTAGTTCGACAGGTGTCAGGTATATAATTATGCCACATCACCCCAGTGAGACTTTTCATTTTACTCCACACCAGCTTAAGGAATCAAGGATTAATCATTGAAACAAATGTTTCAAGGTTACAATAAC encodes:
- the CDCA5 gene encoding sororin, translating into MAGGGQRRPRSAGAAPAGSRVRGDAVSPPPRRRSERIAGSPTRRGSQRKPLVEKKMVGSPLPALAVKRSIMVKKIMPRKQQPAVALTEAEQIPCVTSTAFTPRRSPRISQNAGKENFPVESSEAKGCGSTDANPVLASSLPANASDLVEKAALSTVSITACDSPPQDERDVLMSKKVRRSYSRLDASPSLNMSTPTFAHGLQKKCSLFGFEKLLVPDALADVSPVGKVSPAQETPVEPDALGSTKEWDTNIPGISFPKEKRKKRRIPQIDKSELDEWAAQMNAQFEEAEQFDLVVE